The genomic stretch AGAAAAACCGGGAAGCCGTAATAAAATGAACTTAATTTCACATTCTTCTTCATTTCAGCATGGAACCCATTATGTGAAGGCTTAGATGGCGTCCATTTCTACTCTTCCAGCTCGTCTTTAACAATAACCACAATTGAGTATTTACGGGGTATGCGTGTTGCGCTGCTGTGAAAAATAGATCGGAAAAAATAATCCACAAACCCGAAAAGAGGTATATGATATGCATCATATTACTTTATCCTCCCATCACTTTTAAACTGGGAAAAATGAGGTTAAAACATGCAACGAATCGTAATACCTGCTAATTATGTTCATACACGAACAACACCTTTTTGGACCAGGGACACTGCGCCTGCGTCTATTTGGCAGCGACACCTGGATGCGGGTACCCGCCAGGGCGTTTACCCGCGTTTATGCGTGATGCAAGGGGCTATCCGTTATTATGGTTACGCTGATGAGACAAGCCCTGATCCTGTTGACACCTTGACGATAGAAGCCGGGCAGTTTGGCGTATTCCCGCCCGAAAAATGGCACCGAATAGAAGCATTATCTGATGATACGCTATTCAACGTTGATTTTTATGTCGATCCAAAAATTTTGATCGAAGGCTGAGGTGTTAATAATGGAAAGCGAAAATAAAGGGTATTCCTTAGCGATAGCTAATCGCGATAATAGTGAAAAAAAAGAAAAGATTTTTTTGAAACCCATGTCTTTATATGTGCCGGACGTCGCGGCTCAGGCGGTTGCCGCGCTGATCGACGAACTGTCGGAAACAAGTCAAAAGGGTAAAGATTTTGTGCTGACCGTTACCAATCAAAATAATGGCGTGTCAGTGGATAAAGATTTCGCTGCTCTTTCTGAACTGAAAGACCCGGCTATTGCCGCCGATGCCGTCAAAGAACTGATTAATATTGTGCGAGGCTACGAGTCAGACGAGGAAACTAACGTTTGCGGCTGGTAGCGGGCCGTGTTGAGGTAGTAAATACTCCTTATATATCTATTCGATGTGGAGGGGTATTGTTCAGTCAATCTCCGTTTAAGTATTATTGCGCTGTGATCCGCGGCTTTGTTTCGGAATTCTAAATTCACTGGGCCTGTAATTTGTGGTCATAGCGCCATCTTTTATTATCCTGGATGCCAGGGCTGCTCAGTAATGCCTGATTCATGAGTCTTATTCATAAAGCCATTCTGTAGCGCATGATTATCATCGGGTTCAATGCCGGTAATATAGCGCAAAGAATTTACGCTTACATGACGGATATGACTCAACCCCAGATGCGATCGAAAAAAATCCCAGAGCTATTTTTTATTGCCATTCTTAGCGCCCTGATGGCGTTTACTTCTTTATCGACAGATATTTACCTGCCTGCCATGCCGATCATGGGGAAGGATTTACAGGGTGATGTGGAACTGACCATTACTGGCTTTTTAATCGGCTTTTGCATCGCACAGCTGATTTGGGGGCCATTAAGCGACCACTGGGGGCGACGGACGCCGCTGTTTATTGGCATGGTGCTATTTATCATCGGCTCCGTGGGCTGCGCACTTTCAACGACTATTTCGCAGATTGTTTTCTGGCGTATCTTTCAGGCGCTGGGCGCATGCACTGGGCCGATGCTGGCTCGTGCGATGATCCGCGATCTATTTAGCCGTATCCGGGCCGCGCAAATGCTCTCTACGCTAATCATCATTATGGCGATTGCGCCGATTGCCGGGCCGCTGCTCGGCGGGCAATTGATCAAAGTGACGTCATGGCACTCGATTTTCTGGCTGCTGGCGGTGATTGGCCTGCTCATGTTCATTTCATTATATTGGCTGCCTGAAACGTTAGCCGAAGACAAACGCGTAAAGGCTTCTTTATCCAGCGCCTTTCACAACTATTATGCATTGCTGACGAATACCGCTTTTATGCGTTTCACCCTGTGCCTGACGTCCTATTATGTCGCCGCCTACGCTTTTATTACCGGGTCAGCCTTTGTCTACATCACTTACTTCGGTATCGACCCACAACATTACGGCTGGTTATTTGCGCTGAATATTGTCGGCGTGGTGGGAATGAGTATCGTGAACCGCCGTTTGGTTCAACGTTATCCGCTTGAGAAGTTGCTTAAATTTGCCGTACTGATCGCCACCGCCGCCTCACTCGTTCTTGCGTTAGGCACGAAACTCAATATCGGCGGGATGATCCTGATTGTGGTCTCGGTGTTTGTTTTCTTTGCGATGAACGGGATTATCGCTGCAACATCGACCGCCGCCGCGCTTGATACCGTGCCAAACATTGCGGGTTCCGCGTCGGCATTAATCGGCTCGCTACAATACGGTAGCGGCATTATTTCCTCCTTGCTGCTTGCCCTGTCGGGGGACGGCACGCCGTGGACGATGGCCTGGATTATCGCCTTGTTTACCGCGATCAGCGCGGTAATTGCGTTGACCACTCGTGTAGCGAAAACGGCCGGTTAGCTATTTTTGTCGAAGGTTCGGGATAGCGCCTGCGGCCATATATCGCGAGCCAAACGAGAAAAACCGCTGGTCATTGAATGCGATCAGGAAAGAAAAACGACAGAAACGGTGACCCGTTGGTTGGAGGTGATCCGTAGCTGACAGCAGCCATCAATAAACCGGGAAACAGGATGCGGAGCTGGTGGGCGTTTTTACCGGGCGGGTATAGATGAGAGGGCGAGGGTAACCCGCTGTCTGAAAAAAACGCTGTCTTTCGACAGCGGCTTGCAAACGATGTATTCAATTAAGTCATTCTGATGGCGCGGTTTCGTCTTTGCCTCTTACATCAAACGCTTTCAGGTAAAAATCCTTTGTATTTCAGCGTTTTTTAATTTCGGTAATGTAAGTGACGGCAACGTGATCGGCAAAATTCGGGACATCCTCAAAAGCTTCTTTACCGGTAGGCGAATTGAAGGCGGCAACAGCCGCTTCGATTGAGTCAAACCACAGTTCTGAAAAGCCGTCTACCGGTGACTCTGGGTATTTTTCACGATCGATAGGATTCAGCACATACCCTTTTAAGCCGGGCAGGCGCAGGGCAATTTCGGTGTGGATCTTATCCCAGTGCTGCACAAATTCTTCAAAGCTCTGACCGTTCTTGCGGGTGATAAAACCCACGTGTTTAAAACCTGTTACTGACGTCATCATGTTCTCTGCTGTTGATTCAATCGGGGCCTGGCCCGCAAATGACCGGGGACGGCCATGCCTTATCACTGTCTCAGCCTGACGATTTTTCGTTTCGGGGCATCACAATAAATCCGGAAATAACTATGATTGTTTTTTATTTCATGATAAATCGGGTTTCATTCGCTTCTGTGTGGACATAGATTCAACAATCACGGTGAGAGGTTAAGGATCCCGTGATGCGGGTTCAGCCTGGGACCAGCCGGCGTCCTCTTTCAATCAGGCATGCACACAGACTGGGTATGAGGCACGTAACGGAAAATTGAGTATGCGTACAACCGATCATCTGGGCGGCATTACTGCTTTTGTTACCACTGCGCAGCAGGGGAGCTTTACCGCAGCGGCTGAGCGGCTGGGCCTGACCAAATCGGCGGTGGGAAAGAGCGTTAGTCGCCTTGAGGATCGGCTTGGGCTGAAGCTGTTCCAGCGATCCACGCGCCGTCTCAGCCTTACGCCGGATGGCGAACGCTTTCTGATCAGTTGCCAGAGCGCAATAGATACCCTTGAGCAGGCAGAAGCTGAGCTGACGTCTCACATTTGCCGACCTGCGGGCAGGCTCAGGGTGGATTTACCCGCCGCATTCGGCAGACAGCGCATTCTTCCGCTGCTACTTAAAATCACCCGCAGCTACCCTGAGCTGGCGCTGACCGTCACCTTCAGTGAGCGATTTGTGGACCCGATCGAAGAAGGTATTGACCTGCTTATCCGTATTGGCGAGCTCGCCGACAGCAGTGGTCTGGTGGCGAGACGGCTAACAACCCAGAAACTGGTCATCTGTGCTTCGCCGGATTATCTGCTTAATCACGGTGAACCCACCTCGGCGGATGAACTGAGTCAACACCATTGTGTGGTGGGATTTCGCCGAAATCAGCCGATCTCCTGGCTTCTGAAGGAAAATAACGGGCAAATAACGCGCTATACGCCAACGCCTACGCATGAATTTGCCGACGGTGACGCGATGCTGGCCGCTACGCTCGCCGGATGTGGTTTGTCTCAGTTGCCGCTTTGGCTGGTCGGTAATTACCTGGAGCGCGGCGAGTTGAAAGCGGTTCTTGCTGGTCATTCCGGCGGCGAAATGCCGATCAGCGCACTATGGCCCAAAAGCCGTCAGCTACTGCCCAAAATACGCCACGTGGTTGATGCGCTGGTTAAGGCAGCGGAAGACGGCCAATTGGATTGATTGCTGTTCTTCAGCGGCTATGCCTGAATAGTCTGTCGTGTGGATTACCGGGATACAGACACTGGAGTACCCTGAAGCCAGTTAAATGCCCATCATTTTGCCCAGGTAGAGCGATGCTTACCCGGACCGGAGGATGAAGCGTATTGCGTGACGATGGATCATGATAACGAGCGGATTATCTGCCCTTTGCGCTGGCGCTGATCGCACCAGATGGTGAAGACCCCAGCCATGACGACGATAGACGCGCCGAGAAGCGTGGCGTGTCCGGGCAAGCTGTCGAGAAACAAATAACCAATCACCATAGACCATACCAGCGTCGTGTAATCAAACGGCGCGAGTAGCGAGGCATCGGCATAACGCAGACTAAGCGTGACCAGAATTTGCGCCAGTCCGCCAAACAAACCGCAGCCCATCAGCAACGCCCACTGCCAGCCGGTAGGGCGCGCCCAGCCCAAAAGGGCCGTCGAGAGGCCAATCAACGTGGTCATCAGCGAAAAATAAAAAACGATCGCTCCCGGCGTTTCGACGCCATTCAAGAAGCGGATTTGCACATTGGATGTCGCGGAGCAGACGGCGGCCAGCAGGGCAAATACCGCCCCCAGCGCTGCGTCGTCAAGGGTGAAGCCGGATGCCCGTAACGCGTGACCGAGCGTGAGGTTTGACGACAGCATAATCACAATGCCGCTAAAGCCGACCAGGACCGCCAGCCAGCGATAAAAGCGCACCTTCTCTTTCAGCAGCATCGCGGCCATAAGCACGGTAAATAACGGTGCGGCGTAACTGATGGCCGTGGCGTCGGCCAGCGAGATATAAACCAGCGCCAGATAGTTGAAATACATGCCGCCGGTACCGGAGAAACCGCGAATAAAATGGCCGAAGATATTGTGGGTTTTGATGCTGTTGATGACGCTGCCTTGTATTTTCAGCCACAGCAACAGAGGAAAGAGCGCAACGAACGAGCGGAAAAAGATGACTTCTCCGGTGGGTATGGCGCCGTTTAGCCCTTTGACGCAGGCCAGCATTAATGTCGCGCACAGCGCCGACATTATTTTCAGCAACATCCCAAGTTTGGCATTCATGGTCTTACCTTTACTACATGCAGGTGTGGATGAGCCCTAACCTTAGAACGCCCGCAACGTGCGTCGATAAGATAATTTCCCTCTGCCTGAATAACCTTTTCTTATTACCCGATGCTGTCGATGCGGCGTGATATTGGTCATATAAATTGTGTATCTCGCAACACGGTTTCCCTCTTATGCCGTCGAAAGCAAAGCCCGTATATTTCAGAGAATACGGGCTGCCATACTGGGTGGGTCTGGTAATAAAAGTCGTGTATTCAACGAATTAATACTTTGGGGGAAACATCATGACCGTGAAAAAATTATCTGCCGCGCTGGCGTTGCCACTTGTATTCGCCAGCGTCGGGGCGAAGGCGGACCTGCTTTCAGACATGACTGCCCGGGGGGATTTGAGATGTGCGGTTTATTCGGATGTCCCGCCTTTTTCATCACCGGATGCGAATACACGTCAGTTGGTGGGAATGGATGTTGACCTCTGCAATGCGCTGGCGAAGCAAATGGGGCTGAAGCTGACGCTGGTGCCGACATCGGTAGAAGCCCGCATCGCGGTGATTGCCACCGGACGCGCCGATGTGCTGATCGCCAACCTGGCCTACACGAAAACACGCGGTAACCAAATCCAGTTCAGCGACCCATACTACGTGGCAAAAGAGATGCTGCTGGTGAAAAAAGAGAACGCAGATAAAACCCTTGAGTATTTCAAAGGCAAACGCATCAGCGCGACCAAAGGAACTACCTCTGAGCAGTCGATCAACATTAAAGGCGGTAAAGCGGTCACCTTCCAGGACGCGGCTTCCGCGTTTCTCGCGCTTGAGCAAAACAAGGCGGTGGGCTTTGTTACCAACACGATGACCGGCATCAAAATGATCTCACAGGCGAAAAAAGACGGTATTGAACTGGCGATGATCAAAGAACCGATGGCGCTGGAACCCATTGGCGTGGGTATGAAACGCGACGAACCTGCGCTGCTTACCGCCGTCAACACCGGCCTGAAAACCATGGATGACAATGGCGCCATCGACAAAATCTGGGACACCTGGATTGGGCCGAACACCGAATACAAAATGGTGCGCGAAGAGCGCGTGCAGCCTCTGTCGAACCTGAAATTTGAACCGCTGGAATAAGTTATGGCCTGGTTAGAGCAACACGCGTCGGTTTCTCTGGGGGCGGATGTCACCCTCTCGACCATGGGTAGCCGGGCCTGGCTGGTGGAAGCGCCAGGCGCATTTAGCCTGGCCGCCCAACGGCGCATCTGGTCACTGGCGCAAATGCTCTCTCACTGTGACGACGTCGAAACGCTGATTCCCGGCGTCACCAATTTACTGGTATTGCTCAAACGGACTCCGGAAGAGGCGGATGCCTTCCCGCAGCGGCTGCGTGAATACTGGCGACAGGCACAGGAAGTGCACCCGCAGGGGCGGTTGATTGAAATTCCGGTTCACTACGGCGGCGCGCTGGCAAGCGATCTGGAAGCGGTCTGTCGTCATACCGGTTTTGGCGAAAACGAGGTGATTCGCCGCCATTATCAGGGGCAGTACACCGTTGTCGCGCTGGGTAGCGCCCCCGGTTTCGGTTATCTGCATGGCCTTGATCCGCTGCTCGCCACGCCGCGTAAAAAAGTACCGTCGCTCAATATGCTAAAAGGCACGGTCACCATTGGCGGGGCGCAGACGGGCGTATCGGTGCTGACCGGCCCCAACGGCTGGAACGCCATTGGCTATGCGGAGCTGGAAGTCTTTGACCCGTACGCGGCCAGTCCCGCATTGATGGCGCCCGGCGACAACATCCGTTTTTTACCCGAAAGGATAGAGCTGTGATTGAAATTGAGCGCACGGGTGCGCTGAACACGGTGCAGGATTTGGGTCGCTTTGGCTTTCGCCACCTTGGGGTGTCGGTGAGCGGTGTGATGGATCCGCTGGCGCTGCGGGCGGGCAATGCGCTGCTGGGTAATGACGATAACGCCGCCGCCGTTGAGGTGCAGATGTTTCCCTTTCGCGTCCGTTTTCAACAAGATACGGCGATTGCGCTAACGGGGGCGGATTGCCGTGCGCGGCTTGATGATGTTGACCTGCCGCCCTGGTGGGGCTGCCGGGTTGCCAAAGGACAGGTGCTGGAGATGCGCTATCCGCGTTCCGGCTCGCGCGGCTACCTCTGCGTGGCGGGCGGAATCGCGGTTCCCGAGGTGTTAGGTTCGCGCAGCACGGCGCTGCGTGGCGGGTTCGGCGGCGTTGACGGGCGTCCGCTGCAGGCTGGCGACACCTTGCCGTCAGGCGCTTGCCGGGCGACCTTGCCGCAGGGCGGGTTGGGCATCGAGCCGCCTGAACTGGCGCTGCGCGACGCGTTCCCGGCGGCGAACAATGGCGTGGTAGCGGTGCGGGCGATTCCGTCCGGCGAATATGCGCTGTTCGCAGCCGATCATGCGCGTTTCTGGCAGCAATCCTGGCAAATTTCCAGACAAAGCAACCGTACCGGCTACCGGCTTTCCGGAGAACCGATTTACCCTTCGCGCACCATTGAGATGCGCTCGTACGGGCTGATCCCCGGTATTGTGCAGGTTCCCCCCGCCGGGGAACCGATCATTCAGTTAAGCGACGCCAATACGGCAGGCGGATACCCCAAAATCGCCTGCGTGATTGAGGAAGATTTATGGCGGCTCGGACAGCTACAGGCCGGACAGTCGATTCAATTAATTCAAAGCGATGCGAAGCAGGCCATCGTTGCGCGGCGGGCGATTGAACGCTGGCTGGCGCAGCTGCGTGATTTTTCGCGTTCTTTGACCGCGTGAACGGATAACGACAGATGATGAAAATAGATGTGAACTCCGATATGGGAGAAGGGTTTGGTGTCTATCAACTGTGTGATGACGAAGCCCTGATGCAAGTGGTTTCATCGGCGAATATCGCCTGCGGTTTTCATGCGGGGGATCCGGCCATCATGACGCAAATGGTACGGCTGGCAAAACGCCGGGGCGTGGGCATTGGCGCGCATCCTGGCTTGCCGGACCGGTTAGGGTTCGGGCGTAAAGAAATTGCCTTTAGCCCCGATGAGATTTGCCAGCAGGTGATTTATCAGATCGGCGCGCTGCAGGCGATTGCCAGAACCGAAGGCGTGAGCGTGTCGCATGTCAGTTTTCACGCGGCGATGGGCAATATGATTAATCGGGATGAGGCGCTGGCGCGGCAGGTGATGCAGGCGATTTCTCACCTTGACCCGGCTCTGATTATCTTTTGTCAGGCGGATACCATTATTGAGCGTGCAGCCCAAAGCGTGGGCCTGCGGAGCCTGACGCTGTTTCTGGCCGACCGCGCCTGCGACGCGGCAGGGCGTCTGGTGCCGCGCGGCAAGCCCGGCGCGGTCATTAAAGAAGAAGGGGCGGTGCGCGGTCGGGTGCGTCAGTTCCTGCAGGAAGGCACGGTCACCAGCATTGAGGGGCACCGGCTTGCCGTGCGCGCCAGGTCCATTCTGATTCATAGCGATACGCCGGGTTCGCTGACGCTTGCGAAGATTGTGCGCAGTGAGATTGAGGCCTGCGGGGCGGCGGTGGCGCCGGCTGCGGAGGTGTTGCAGCAGTAGCCCTGTCGGTGGTTTGTCGGGAAGGCGCGGCGCTTACCCGACATGCCAATACCGTTTCAACCGCAAGATCAACCCGACAGATTACGTAATTGCATGATGACAGAAGGAGTGCCTTCAAATATGAACGGGTTGAGGAACATTCGCCCCCAGAACAAGCGCCGGTCTACTTCGCTTAATGCAACTTCGTCACACACCTCTGTCCAGTTTGTGCGCACAGCGTCAATGCACTGGATAATGATCCTGATGGCTTCCTGTTCGTTCAGCAGGAATTTGGGTGCGGCTCTCAGACAGACAGAGAGATTACTCATGCGGTTTTCACCTGCGATGAGCATCGCTTGCGTCGCCTCATTACCTGAACGGCTCTGAGGGCAAATGTCATAGGCAGGAGTTAGACTCAGTGTCTTGCCATTCCAGAACGCTGCATGATTTCTGGCATGATCGTCGGTATTGCCACAGATGATATTGAAAATCAGACGATTGAATAGCTCGCGCAATGTTTCCTTCGGCGCGTCGAAGCGCTGGCGGATAATGTCTGTTAAATCCTCGTAGCTTGCATATCTCGCCATCATTTCATCCAGACCAAAAATAGTCAGGGCCGACACCATCAGACGACGCTCCCATCCCATATCTTTCTTCATGCGATCAAATCGCTCGACCAATATGACATCCTTACCTGCAGTATGACGAAAGCGTACAGAAGCGACGTTTAAACCGGCTCTGACCGCCAATTTCATGGCAATGTATTCCGCCTTCACTACATTATAAGTATCCGTTGAAGAAGAGAATTTAGCGATGAACTTACGGTCGTCAGATTCGATCATTGCTTTTGGTCGCGCTCCGCCAAGCGAACTGCCATGAAAAAGCGCAAGGTCCAGTTCCGGCGTGAGAGGGATACCATTTTCAACCATGGCCGCCGCTTGCATCAGCTCTTCAAGAGATGCGCTCTGGGCCGCTCGTGGGACATATTGTGTCGCTGATAATTGAAAATCGAGCCCGCCTATTCTGTCAGAGCCAGATTCGAGTAAGTATGTCAGTTCGTCCAGTTTATCGGGATCGGCATCCTTGCTCTGGGTACCAACCAGCCTGTTGAGAATGACACGTCGGCCCCATGCATCAGGCGCTGCATCGCGTAGAGCGCTGGCTTGCTGTAGGTCCGGACCCGGTAAAATGGCGCCACGAACCAGAGGGAGTTCTGGCCCATAGATAGATATTGCGTCTTCACGCTCCAGATAGCTACGCCCGTAATTGAAGATAAACCGATTGCCGTCGCGGTTTAATACGCCAGCAACAACAGGTTGAGTCGCGCCTGGCAACCAGATCCATACGTAGGCCTGCCTGGCATTATTATCAGAAATCATCATTTATCTCTTTTCGGGAGCGATGTACTGCACGTGGCATAAGTGACAGGGTTTTCTCTGCGTTCGCTATATGCATTGTCATTGCCACGTGCTCGGGCGTAAAAAGCGGAACTCCGATGATAGTGGCAAGCTCAAATACTGCGCCGATTGTACACCCCATATCGCCTTCTTCGGCACGATAGACAAGCCCCCGGGATACCCCTGCCCGCTCGGCGAGTTCCTCGACGGTGAGTTTGCGCTCAATGCGCGCAGTGCGAATCATCAGTCCAAGTAATCGAGCCGCATCACTGCTATAGCGAGAATATGTTCGAGTGGCCGGCTTTGCCATAACTTACCTCGTGTTTCATTAATAGGTCATATTGCATAATTATAACCCATTTATAGAGCATGGTGGCAAAGTGATGATAATGACCTTATTCCATTAATAGAATATTTTTCCTGTATGTGACCGGTTAATGGAACAAAGCCGCCTGTGGAACAACCGGCGGTTTATTTTAATGTCGGGTGGGAGGGAGCGTTCGTGTAGCCCCGGTCAGCGCCAGCGCCGCCGGGGAGGGAATGTGAAGCTTACCGGCATCCTTCGCAAAACGCGGCGAGGCGCTCGCAACCGGTCTGCAGGCGCTCCATGCTGGTGGCGTAAGAGAGGCGAATATAGGGACTGATACCGTAGGCCGCGCCCTGAACGGTCACCACATGCTGCTCTTCAATTAATGCCATCACAAAATCGGCATCGCTGGCAATCAGTCGCCCGGCCGCGCTGGTTTTTCCGATAAACGCCGCGATATTCACAAACAGATAAAACGCCCCCTGCGGCTTATGGCACGTCAGCCCCGGAATGGCGGCCAGTTTCGCCAGCACAAAATCGCGGCGCTCGCGGTAAATGGCGGCGCGCTCTTTGAGTAAATCCTGCGGGCCATCCAGCACGGCGATGGCCGCCGCCTGCGCCAGCGTCGTAATGCCGCCTGAGTTCTGGGTGTTCACATTGCTCATCGCTTTGATAAGCGGCGCGGGACCGCCGCAAAAGCCCAGACGCCAGCCGGTCATGGAATATGCTTTCGACACGCCATTTACCGTCAGCACGCGGTCGTACAGACGCGGTTCCACCTGCGCCAGCGTCAGGAAAACGCAGTCGTCATAAATCAGGTGCTCATAAATATCGTCGGTCAGGATCCAGACGTGCGGGTTATCGAGCATCACATCGGCGATGCCCTGCAATTCTTCGCGGCTGGCGACGGAGCCGGTGGGATTGCTGGGATAGTTCAGCAACAGCCATTTGGTTTTGGCTGTTATCGCCGCGGCGATATCCGCAGGCAGCGGCTTAAAACCGTTTTCTTCATGGCAGGGCACGGGGATCGGCGTGGCGCCGGCGAATTTTACGATGTCCGCATAGCTAATCCACGACGGCGTGGGGATCACCACCTCATCGCCGGGGTTAAGCGTGGCCATCATGGCGTTGAAGATTATCTGTCGGGCGCCGCCGGCGGTGATTATTTGACTAACGTCGTAATCCAGGCCGTTGTCGCGTTTGAATTTGCGCTGGATAGCCGCCCGCAGCGCCGGTGTTCCGTCGGTGGGAGGGTAGCGCGTGTCTCCGGCGAGGGCGGCGGCATGAGCCGCTTCAATCGCATGCATGGGGGTGGGAAAGTCCGGCTCTCCGGTGGAAAGCCCAACCACATCAATACCCTGCGCGGCGAGATCCCGCGCCTTTTGCGTCATCGCAACGGACGCTGAAATGACTATGTTTTTAAGTCGATCGGCAATTTCTGGCATATCACAGGTGTTCCAGTTGGTTCAGCGGGAACCGCGCTTGCGCACGGTGGAGGGTGATGCATGTCTGAGGATAGGGAACCGGCCTGGCGGGCGGATAATACCGCTTTGTTGTGGGGACATAATACAAAGCAATGACGGAGACCACCGTAAGACACTGCAACGATGCAATGCCATGCCCGTTTGCACCGCAGCGGTGCGGGGTGCTCACGGTGGAATGCGGCCTGGGCGGCAGTTGCACAGATTATGCGCTAATCAAACCATAAGTAGCCTGTGTGGTTCCGCAATCATTAGAACTGGCACATCCATTGCTTAATTGATGAGAAAGCCATCACTGGAGAAATGCCATGAATCTACGTCGCCTGAAATATTTCATCAAAATTGTCGATGTGGGCAGCTTAACCCAGGCGGCGGATATTCTGCATATCGCTCAGCCCGCGCTCAGCCAGCAGCTTGCGACGCTGGAAGGGGAGGTGAATCAGCAACTGCTGATCCGTACCAAACGCGGGGTAACGCCAACCACCGCGGGCAACATTCTTTATACCCATGCCCAGGCGATTTTGCGCCAGTGCGCGCAGGCGCAGAGCGCTATCGACCGTTCGGGAATGGAGCTGTGCGGCAACGTTTCCGTGGGCCTTGCTCCCGGCACGGCGGCGCAGCAGCTGGCTATTCCGCTGATGAAAGAGGTGCAGCGCCAGCATCCTGGCATTGTGCTCTACTTCAACGAAAACTTCGGCACTACCTTAAGCGAGCTGATCATGAACGGGAGGATGGATATGGCGGTGATCTACGATAACCGTGCGATCCACGGGCTGCGCTTTATTCCTTTAATGAAGGAGCACCTGTATTTTGTCTGCCCGAATAGCCTTGATAAGCCGGTAAAAGAGATTGCGCTTGCCGATGTGGCGCGCTACGACCTGTTCGTGCCGCGCATTTACAACATCATGCGTAAATGTGTGGATGACGCCTTTGTTAAAGAAGGGCTGGATTACCGGGTCGCCTGTGAAATCGAGTCGCAAACTACGCTCAATGCGGCGCTGGCGGCGGGGCTGGGCTGCACGATCATGCCGGAGTCCGCTGCGCGCGCGATGCTGAAAGCATCCGATGCGTGGATGGCGAAAATTATCGAACCGGATGTACATGCCTCGCTCTCGTTTTGCATCTCGGATCATTTGCCGCTCTCGGAACCGGCGGAAGCGGTGAAATCCATTCTGCTTTCACTGGTGTCGAACCGCACGCCGGACAACCGTCCCTTAACGCTGGTGAGTTAATAAGTCTCCCTTATTACCGTAAAGCGAAACCCTCTTACTGGCCGGCAGCGTACACGGGATAGAGTGAAGA from Dickeya fangzhongdai encodes the following:
- a CDS encoding DUF1971 domain-containing protein, with the protein product MQRIVIPANYVHTRTTPFWTRDTAPASIWQRHLDAGTRQGVYPRLCVMQGAIRYYGYADETSPDPVDTLTIEAGQFGVFPPEKWHRIEALSDDTLFNVDFYVDPKILIEG
- a CDS encoding DUF1869 domain-containing protein yields the protein MESENKGYSLAIANRDNSEKKEKIFLKPMSLYVPDVAAQAVAALIDELSETSQKGKDFVLTVTNQNNGVSVDKDFAALSELKDPAIAADAVKELINIVRGYESDEETNVCGW
- a CDS encoding multidrug effflux MFS transporter: MTQPQMRSKKIPELFFIAILSALMAFTSLSTDIYLPAMPIMGKDLQGDVELTITGFLIGFCIAQLIWGPLSDHWGRRTPLFIGMVLFIIGSVGCALSTTISQIVFWRIFQALGACTGPMLARAMIRDLFSRIRAAQMLSTLIIIMAIAPIAGPLLGGQLIKVTSWHSIFWLLAVIGLLMFISLYWLPETLAEDKRVKASLSSAFHNYYALLTNTAFMRFTLCLTSYYVAAYAFITGSAFVYITYFGIDPQHYGWLFALNIVGVVGMSIVNRRLVQRYPLEKLLKFAVLIATAASLVLALGTKLNIGGMILIVVSVFVFFAMNGIIAATSTAAALDTVPNIAGSASALIGSLQYGSGIISSLLLALSGDGTPWTMAWIIALFTAISAVIALTTRVAKTAG
- a CDS encoding EthD family reductase, which produces MTSVTGFKHVGFITRKNGQSFEEFVQHWDKIHTEIALRLPGLKGYVLNPIDREKYPESPVDGFSELWFDSIEAAVAAFNSPTGKEAFEDVPNFADHVAVTYITEIKKR
- a CDS encoding LysR family transcriptional regulator, yielding MRTTDHLGGITAFVTTAQQGSFTAAAERLGLTKSAVGKSVSRLEDRLGLKLFQRSTRRLSLTPDGERFLISCQSAIDTLEQAEAELTSHICRPAGRLRVDLPAAFGRQRILPLLLKITRSYPELALTVTFSERFVDPIEEGIDLLIRIGELADSSGLVARRLTTQKLVICASPDYLLNHGEPTSADELSQHHCVVGFRRNQPISWLLKENNGQITRYTPTPTHEFADGDAMLAATLAGCGLSQLPLWLVGNYLERGELKAVLAGHSGGEMPISALWPKSRQLLPKIRHVVDALVKAAEDGQLD
- a CDS encoding DMT family transporter, with protein sequence MNAKLGMLLKIMSALCATLMLACVKGLNGAIPTGEVIFFRSFVALFPLLLWLKIQGSVINSIKTHNIFGHFIRGFSGTGGMYFNYLALVYISLADATAISYAAPLFTVLMAAMLLKEKVRFYRWLAVLVGFSGIVIMLSSNLTLGHALRASGFTLDDAALGAVFALLAAVCSATSNVQIRFLNGVETPGAIVFYFSLMTTLIGLSTALLGWARPTGWQWALLMGCGLFGGLAQILVTLSLRYADASLLAPFDYTTLVWSMVIGYLFLDSLPGHATLLGASIVVMAGVFTIWCDQRQRKGQIIRSLS
- a CDS encoding transporter substrate-binding domain-containing protein; translation: MTVKKLSAALALPLVFASVGAKADLLSDMTARGDLRCAVYSDVPPFSSPDANTRQLVGMDVDLCNALAKQMGLKLTLVPTSVEARIAVIATGRADVLIANLAYTKTRGNQIQFSDPYYVAKEMLLVKKENADKTLEYFKGKRISATKGTTSEQSINIKGGKAVTFQDAASAFLALEQNKAVGFVTNTMTGIKMISQAKKDGIELAMIKEPMALEPIGVGMKRDEPALLTAVNTGLKTMDDNGAIDKIWDTWIGPNTEYKMVREERVQPLSNLKFEPLE
- the pxpB gene encoding 5-oxoprolinase subunit PxpB; the encoded protein is MAWLEQHASVSLGADVTLSTMGSRAWLVEAPGAFSLAAQRRIWSLAQMLSHCDDVETLIPGVTNLLVLLKRTPEEADAFPQRLREYWRQAQEVHPQGRLIEIPVHYGGALASDLEAVCRHTGFGENEVIRRHYQGQYTVVALGSAPGFGYLHGLDPLLATPRKKVPSLNMLKGTVTIGGAQTGVSVLTGPNGWNAIGYAELEVFDPYAASPALMAPGDNIRFLPERIEL